Proteins encoded together in one Mastomys coucha isolate ucsf_1 unplaced genomic scaffold, UCSF_Mcou_1 pScaffold16, whole genome shotgun sequence window:
- the Reg4 gene encoding regenerating islet-derived protein 4, with protein MASKGLRLLLLLSWVAGPEVLSDILRPSCASGWFYYRSHCYGYFRKLGNWSHAELECQSYGNGSHLASVLNQKEASIISKYITGYQRNLPVWIGLHDPQKKQLWQWIDGSTNLYRPWSPRTKSEARHCAEMSPKDKFLTWNKNGCAKRQHFLCKSRP; from the exons ATGGCTTCCAAAGGCCTGCGGctgctcttactgctgagctgGGTAGCTGGCCCTGAAGTCCTGAGCG ATATCTTGAGACCAAGCTGTGCTTCGGGATGGTTTTACTATAGGTCCCACTGCTATGGGTACTTCCGGAAGCTAGGAAACTGGTCTCATGCTGAG CTGGAGTGTCAGTCATATGGAAATGGATCCCATCTGGCATCTGTCTTGAATCAAAAGGAAGCCAGCATCATATCAAAGTATATAACTGGCTATCAGAGAAACCTGCCTGTGTGGATTGGCCTGCATGACCCACAGAAG AAACAGTTATGGCAGTGGATTGATGGGTCTACAAACCTGTACAGACCCTGGAGTCCCAGGACAAAGAGTGAAGCCAGACACTGCGCTGAGATGAGCCCCAAGGATA aatTTTTAACTTGGAACAAAAATGGATGTGCTAAGCGCCAACACTTCCTGTGCAAGTCCAGGCCATAG